One region of Anoplopoma fimbria isolate UVic2021 breed Golden Eagle Sablefish chromosome 10, Afim_UVic_2022, whole genome shotgun sequence genomic DNA includes:
- the polr1f gene encoding DNA-directed RNA polymerase I subunit RPA43 produces MANFEHAEDDPKHVNMSGEVTAASSEVQPTEGSYVPGRDACAVPCAVPTFAAASELLSAPYSCLVMSAHRRHVALPPVYLDKKRTGIQEELEAELLKFSQSLKGVPLAYENIRIMGHHGNIFDDSGYIHMDIEANFIVFQPLKGQTLLGKVNKLGVSHVGCLVHGCFNASIPKPSLVPVETWRDAGPRIGAELEFEVTALDADTAGVLLIRGRLDRTRVQELLAMGESSESSVPAEQQEPPETELNPEPTEEFPEDTPKKKKKKKRDKVKEGEGEGEVTNTPSCQVDGSATPELNGTIIEANGNEASEKKKKKKKKKKKHVKEEEEEEVELSTKEVHCSDSSGYLSDKPSKKRRHDTGSEVTSSFSEDPEPPKTKKKRKSDINS; encoded by the exons ATGGCGAACTTCGAGCATGCAGAGGACGACCCAAAACATGTGAACATGTCCGGTGAAGTAACCGCCGCCAGCAGTGAAGTCCAGCCGACGGAAGGGTCCTACGTACCGGGCAGAGATGCGTGCGCGGTCCCGTGCGCGGTCCCGACGTTTGCAGCCGCCTCCGAGCTGCTGTCAGCGCCGTACTCGTGTCTGGTCATGAGCGCTCACCGGAGACACGTCGCCCTCCCGCCGGTGTACCTGGACAAGAAGAGGACCGGGAttcaggaggagctggaggccgAGCTGCTGAAGTTCTCCCAGAG TCTAAAGGGAGTACCCCTGGCTTATGAAAACATCAGAATAATGGGCCACCATGGAAACATCTTTGACGACAGCGGCTACATCCACATGGACATAGAAGCCAACTTTATTGTCTTTCAGCCCCTAAAAGGACAGACACTGCTG GGTAAAGTGAATAAACTAGGAGTAAGCCATGTAGGCTGCCTGGTGCACGGCTGCTTCAACGCCAGCATCCCCAAACCAAGCCTGGTTCCCGTAGAAACCTGGCGGGACGCAGGGCCGAGAATCGGAGCAGAGCTGGAGTTCGAGGTGACTGCTCTGGACGCTGACACTGCGGGGGTGCTGCTGATCAGAGGACGGCTGGACAGGACAAG ggtgCAAGAGCTGCTAGCTATGGGTGAGAGCTCAGAGTCCTCCGTCCCTGCAGAGCAGCAAGAACCGCCAGAGACAGAACTGAACCCAGAACCCACAGAGGAGTTTCCTGAAGACACccccaagaagaagaagaaaaagaagagagacaaagtgaaagagggggagggagaaggTGAGGTAACAAATACACCCTCCTGCCAAGTGGATGGCAGCGCAACACCAGAGCTGAACGGAACAATCATTGAAGCAAATGGCAATGAAGCTagtgagaaaaagaagaagaagaagaagaagaagaaaaaacatgtgaaagaagaagaggaggaggaggttgagcTCTCCACCAAGGAGGTCCATTGCAGTGACTCCAGCGGTTACCTTAGTGACAAGCCAAGCAAAAAGAGGAGACATGACACTGGTTCAGAGGTCACGTCTAGTTTTAGTGAAGATCCTGAACCaccaaagacaaagaagaagaggaaaagtgaCATTAACagctaa
- the LOC129097755 gene encoding transmembrane protein 196, producing the protein MCSSRKILWSLLLLSVVEVGLGVASIVLGAVGISWVQGEHKPQQGDASPVWSGLCFLVCGMCGVLCARKRTGLIMILFSACCICGLIGGILNFQFVRALNKRPDSMHSIHLAAMTLACLGISSCTLSTWLTCRLASSEQQRMFLEREHSLHHSHEMTEKEILDNSSNGIPQISYNGHTTASP; encoded by the exons ATGTGCTCCAGCCGCAAGATCCTGTGGAGCCTGCTCCTGCTGTCCGTGGTGGAGGTGGGCCTCGGTGTGGCCAGCATCGTCCTCGGAGCTGTGGGCATTAGCTGGGTCCAAGGCGAGCACAAGCCGCAGCAGGGCGACGCATCCCCGGTGTGGAGCGGACTCTGT tTTCTGGTCTGTGGGATGTGCGGAGTTCTGTGTGCTCGCAAGAGGACAGGTCTTATT ATGATCCTATTTTCGGCATGCTGTATCTGTGGTCTGATTGGTGGGATCCTCAACTTCCAGTTCGTCCGGGCGCTGAACAAACGACCAGACTCCATGCACTCGATCCATCTGGCTGCCATGACTCTGGCCTGTCTgg GGATCTCCTCCTGTACCTTATCCACGTGGCTCACTTGTCGTCTGGCGAGCTCCGAGCAGCAGAGGATGTTCCTTGAGAGGGAACACTCGCTGCACCACTCGCACGAGATGACCGAGAAG GAGATACTGGACAACTCCAGCAACGGCATTCCTCAGATCTCTTACAACGGACACACCACAgcatcaccatga